One genomic region from Anabaena sp. PCC 7108 encodes:
- a CDS encoding HetP family heterocyst commitment protein, producing the protein MNQDISGNSSNLDKKIQPEQFDQVIEAILAGKYSWACVLMLRFVGYNPLHYIPYRTYNRLLKENSRMSRSTAQHNENLKIAKQVTEKRSESHLAPSCLSKIKDIAYLEVGGKQKVEVRGNHREKRSA; encoded by the coding sequence ATGAATCAAGACATTTCTGGCAATAGTAGCAACTTAGATAAGAAAATCCAACCTGAGCAGTTTGACCAAGTAATAGAAGCAATTCTAGCTGGTAAGTATTCATGGGCTTGTGTTTTAATGTTGCGGTTTGTTGGTTACAATCCTCTGCATTACATTCCTTATCGCACTTATAACCGACTCCTCAAAGAAAACTCCCGCATGAGTAGGTCAACTGCACAACATAATGAAAATCTCAAAATTGCTAAACAAGTGACAGAAAAAAGGTCTGAGAGTCATCTTGCACCTAGCTGTCTGAGCAAAATTAAAGATATAGCTTATCTGGAAGTAGGAGGTAAGCAAAAAGTAGAAGTACGTGGTAATCACAGGGAGAAGCGGTCAGCATAA